Proteins encoded together in one Lutra lutra chromosome 4, mLutLut1.2, whole genome shotgun sequence window:
- the EMC1 gene encoding ER membrane protein complex subunit 1 isoform X5, translating into MVASVAALRLWLWAARLVLAAAVYEDQVGKFDWRQQYVGKLKFASLEFSPGSKKLVVATEKNVIAALNSRTGEILWRHVDKGTAEGAVDAMLLYGQDAITVCSGGRIMRSWETNIGGLNWETTLDSGSFQALGLVGLQDSVRYIAVLKKTTLALHHLSSGHLKWVEHLPESDSIHYQMTYSYGSGVVWALGVVPFSHVNIVKFNVEDGEIVQQVRVSTPWLQSLTGACGVVDEAVLVCPDLSSRSLQTLALETEWELRQIPLQSLDLEFASGFQPRVLPTQPNPVDPSRAQFFLQLSPSHYALLHYHHGALSLLKDFPQAALVSFATTGEKTVAAVMTCRSETKPSSSEDGSLGSFPEKPRAQDSLTCFNQTYTINLYFVETGRRLLDTTITFSLEQNGTRPERLYIQVFLKKDDSVGYRALVQTEDHLLLFLQQLAGKVVLWAREESLAEVVCLEMVDLPLTGAQAELEGEFGKKADGLLGMFLKRLSSQLILLQAWTSHLWKMFYDARKPRSQIKNEINIDTLARDEFNLQKMMVMVTASGKLFGIESSSGTILWKQYLPSVKPDSSFKLMVQRTTAHFPHPPQCTLLVKDKESGMSSLYVFNPIFGKWSQVAPPVPKRPILQSLLLPIMDQDYAKVLLLIDDEYKVTAFPATRNVLRQLHELAPSIFFYLVDAEQGRLCGYRLRKDLTTELSWELTIPPEVQRIIKVKGKRSSEHVHSQGRVMGDRSVLYKSLNPNLLAVVTESTDTHHERTFVGIFLVDGVTGRVIHSSVQRKAKGPVHIVHAENWVVYQYWNTKARRNEFTALELYEGTEQYNATAFSSLDRPQLPQVLQQSYIFPSSISAMEATITERGITSRHLLIGLPSGAILSLPKALLDPRRPEIPTEQSREENLIPYSPDVQIHAERFINYNQTVSRMRGIYTAPSGLESTCLVVAYGLDIYQTRVYPSKQFDVLKDDYDYVLISSVLFGLVFATMITKRLAQVKLLNRAWR; encoded by the exons GTTGACAAGGGCACGGCAGAAGGGGCTGTGGACGCCATGCTGCTCTACGGACAGG ATGCAATCACGGTGTGCAGTGGAGGCCGGATCATGCGTTCCTGGGAGACTAACATTGGGGGCCTGAACTGGGAGACTACCCTGGACAGTGGCAG TTTCCAGGCACTCGGGCTGGTAGGCCTGCAGGACTCAGTGAGGTACATCGCGGTCCTGAAGAAGACCACTCTTGCCCTGCATCATCTCTCCAGCGGGCACCTAAAGTGGGTGGAACACCTCCCTGAAAG TGACAGCATCCATTACCAGATGACGTATTCCTACGGGTCTGGGGTGGTGTGGGCCCTCGGAGTTGTTCCCTTCAGCCACGTGAACATCGTCAAGTTTAACGTGGAAGATGGAGAGATTGTTCAGCAG GTCAGGGTGTCAACCCCCTGGCTTCAGAGTCTTACTGGAGCCTGTGGTGTGGTGGATGAGGCTGTCCTGGTGTGCCCCGACCTGAGCTCACGGTCCCTCCAGACCCTGGCCCTGGAGACAGAATGGGAGTTGAGACAGATCCCGCTGCAG tCTCTTGACTTAGAATTTGCAAGTGGTTTCCAGCCCCGGGTCCTGCCCACGCAGCCTAACCCAGTGGATCCTTCTCGGGCCCAGTTCTTCCTGCAGTTGTCCCCAAGCCACTATGCTCTGCTGCACTACCATCACGGAGCCCTGAGTCTGCTCAAAGACTTCCCACAG GCTGCCCTAGTGAGCTTTGCCACCACTGGAGAGAAGACGGTGGCTGCAGTTATGACCTGTCGCAGTGAAACG AAACCGAGCAGCTCTGAAGATGGGTCCCTGGGGAGCTTTCCGGAGAAGCCCAGGGCTCAG GACTCGCTGACCTGCTTCAACCAGACCTACACCATTAACCTCTACTTCGTGGAGACAGGTCGACGGCTGCTGGACACCACCATCACCTTCAGTCTGGAGCAGAACGGCACTCGGCCAGAGCGG CTCTACATCCAGGTGTTCTTGAAGAAGGACGACTCGGTGGGCTACCGGGCCCTGGTGCAGACAGAGGACCACCTGCTACTCTTCCTGCAGCAGCTGG CAGGGAAGGTGGTGCTATGGGCCCGGGAGGAGTCGCTGGCAGAGGTGGTGTGCTTGGAGATGGTGGATCTGCCCCTGACGGGCGCCCAGGCTGAGCTGGAAGGGGAATTCGGCAAGAAGGCAG ACGGCCTGCTGGGGATGTTCCTGAAACGCCTGTCGTCCCAGCTCATCCTGCTGCAGGCATGGACCTCCCACCTCTGGAAGATGTTTTACGATGCTCGGAAGCCCCGAAGTCAGATTAAGAATGAGATCAACATTGACACCCTGGCCAGAGATGAATTTAACCTCCagaagatgatggtgatggtgacggCCTCCGGCAAG CTTTTTGGCATTGAGAGCAGCTCTGGCACCATCCTCTGGAAACAGTATCTCCCCAGTGTCAAGCCAGATTCTTCCTTTAAACTGATGGTCCAGAGGACGACggcccatttcccccaccccccacagtgcACCCTCCTGGTAAAGGACAAG GAGTCGGGGATGAGTTCTCTGTACGTCTTTAATCCCATCTTCGGTAAGTGGAGTCAGGTGGCTCCCCCAGTGCCGAAGCGCCCCATCCTGcagtctctgcttctccccatcatGGATCAGGATTACGCCAAGGTGCTGCTGTTGATCGATGATGAGTATAAG GTCACGGCGTTCCCAGCCACTCGGAATGTCTTACGACAGCTACATGAGCTCgctccttccatctttttctatTTGGTGGATGCAGAACAGGGACGGCTGTGTGGATATCGACTTCGAAAG GATCTTACCACTGAGCTGAGTTGGGAGCTGACTATTCCCCCAGAAGTGCAGCGCATCATCAAGGTGAAGGGGAAGCGCAGCAGTGAGCACGTTCATTCCCAGGGCCGCGTGATGGGGGACCGCAGCGTGCTCTATAAG agcCTGAACCCCAACCTGCTGGCCGTGGTGACGGAGAGCACAGACACGCACCACGAGCGCACCTTCGTGGGCATCTTCCTCGTTGATGGCGTCACTGGGCGCGTCATCCACTCGTCCGTGCAGAGGAAGGCCAAGGGCCCCGTCCACATCGTGCACGCAGAGAACTGGGTAGTG tACCAGTACTGGAACACCAAGGCCCGGCGCAATGAGTTTACGGCGCTGGAGCTCTACGAGGGCACTGAGCAGTACAACGCCACTGCCTTCAGTTCCCTGGACCGCCCTCAGCTGCCCCAGGTCCTCCAGCAGTCCTacatcttcccttcctccatcagCGCCATGGAAGCCACCATCACCGAGCGGGGCATCACCAGCCGGCACCTGCTTA TTGGGCTGCCTTCCGGAGCCATTCTTTCCCTTCCTAAGGCCTTGCTGGATCCCCGGCGTCCAGAGATCCCAACAGAGCAAAGCAG GGAGGAGAACCTGATCCCATATTCCCCAGACGTGCAGATACATGCAGAGCGATTCATTAACTACAACCAGACGGTTTCTCGAATGCGAGGCATCTACACAGCTCCCTCAGGCCTGGAGTCCACTTGCCTG GTTGTGGCCTATGGTTTGGACATTTACCAAACTCGAGTCTACCCATCCAAGCAGTTTGACGTCCTGAAGGACGACTATGACTACGTGCTCATCAGCAGCGTCCTCTTTGGCCTGGTGTTTGCCACCATGATCACCAAGAGGCTGGCACAGGTGAAGCTCCTGAATCGGGCCTGGCGGTAA
- the EMC1 gene encoding ER membrane protein complex subunit 1 isoform X1 — protein MVASVAALRLWLWAARLVLAAAVYEDQVGKFDWRQQYVGKLKFASLEFSPGSKKLVVATEKNVIAALNSRTGEILWRHVDKGTAEGAVDAMLLYGQDAITVCSGGRIMRSWETNIGGLNWETTLDSGSFQALGLVGLQDSVRYIAVLKKTTLALHHLSSGHLKWVEHLPESDSIHYQMTYSYGSGVVWALGVVPFSHVNIVKFNVEDGEIVQQVRVSTPWLQSLTGACGVVDEAVLVCPDLSSRSLQTLALETEWELRQIPLQSLDLEFASGFQPRVLPTQPNPVDPSRAQFFLQLSPSHYALLHYHHGALSLLKDFPQAALVSFATTGEKTVAAVMTCRSETQKPSSSEDGSLGSFPEKPRAQDSLTCFNQTYTINLYFVETGRRLLDTTITFSLEQNGTRPERLYIQVFLKKDDSVGYRALVQTEDHLLLFLQQLAGKVVLWAREESLAEVVCLEMVDLPLTGAQAELEGEFGKKAAIQDGLLGMFLKRLSSQLILLQAWTSHLWKMFYDARKPRSQIKNEINIDTLARDEFNLQKMMVMVTASGKLFGIESSSGTILWKQYLPSVKPDSSFKLMVQRTTAHFPHPPQCTLLVKDKESGMSSLYVFNPIFGKWSQVAPPVPKRPILQSLLLPIMDQDYAKVLLLIDDEYKVTAFPATRNVLRQLHELAPSIFFYLVDAEQGRLCGYRLRKDLTTELSWELTIPPEVQRIIKVKGKRSSEHVHSQGRVMGDRSVLYKSLNPNLLAVVTESTDTHHERTFVGIFLVDGVTGRVIHSSVQRKAKGPVHIVHAENWVVYQYWNTKARRNEFTALELYEGTEQYNATAFSSLDRPQLPQVLQQSYIFPSSISAMEATITERGITSRHLLIGLPSGAILSLPKALLDPRRPEIPTEQSREENLIPYSPDVQIHAERFINYNQTVSRMRGIYTAPSGLESTCLVVAYGLDIYQTRVYPSKQFDVLKDDYDYVLISSVLFGLVFATMITKRLAQVKLLNRAWR, from the exons GTTGACAAGGGCACGGCAGAAGGGGCTGTGGACGCCATGCTGCTCTACGGACAGG ATGCAATCACGGTGTGCAGTGGAGGCCGGATCATGCGTTCCTGGGAGACTAACATTGGGGGCCTGAACTGGGAGACTACCCTGGACAGTGGCAG TTTCCAGGCACTCGGGCTGGTAGGCCTGCAGGACTCAGTGAGGTACATCGCGGTCCTGAAGAAGACCACTCTTGCCCTGCATCATCTCTCCAGCGGGCACCTAAAGTGGGTGGAACACCTCCCTGAAAG TGACAGCATCCATTACCAGATGACGTATTCCTACGGGTCTGGGGTGGTGTGGGCCCTCGGAGTTGTTCCCTTCAGCCACGTGAACATCGTCAAGTTTAACGTGGAAGATGGAGAGATTGTTCAGCAG GTCAGGGTGTCAACCCCCTGGCTTCAGAGTCTTACTGGAGCCTGTGGTGTGGTGGATGAGGCTGTCCTGGTGTGCCCCGACCTGAGCTCACGGTCCCTCCAGACCCTGGCCCTGGAGACAGAATGGGAGTTGAGACAGATCCCGCTGCAG tCTCTTGACTTAGAATTTGCAAGTGGTTTCCAGCCCCGGGTCCTGCCCACGCAGCCTAACCCAGTGGATCCTTCTCGGGCCCAGTTCTTCCTGCAGTTGTCCCCAAGCCACTATGCTCTGCTGCACTACCATCACGGAGCCCTGAGTCTGCTCAAAGACTTCCCACAG GCTGCCCTAGTGAGCTTTGCCACCACTGGAGAGAAGACGGTGGCTGCAGTTATGACCTGTCGCAGTGAAACG caGAAACCGAGCAGCTCTGAAGATGGGTCCCTGGGGAGCTTTCCGGAGAAGCCCAGGGCTCAG GACTCGCTGACCTGCTTCAACCAGACCTACACCATTAACCTCTACTTCGTGGAGACAGGTCGACGGCTGCTGGACACCACCATCACCTTCAGTCTGGAGCAGAACGGCACTCGGCCAGAGCGG CTCTACATCCAGGTGTTCTTGAAGAAGGACGACTCGGTGGGCTACCGGGCCCTGGTGCAGACAGAGGACCACCTGCTACTCTTCCTGCAGCAGCTGG CAGGGAAGGTGGTGCTATGGGCCCGGGAGGAGTCGCTGGCAGAGGTGGTGTGCTTGGAGATGGTGGATCTGCCCCTGACGGGCGCCCAGGCTGAGCTGGAAGGGGAATTCGGCAAGAAGGCAG CAATTCAAG ACGGCCTGCTGGGGATGTTCCTGAAACGCCTGTCGTCCCAGCTCATCCTGCTGCAGGCATGGACCTCCCACCTCTGGAAGATGTTTTACGATGCTCGGAAGCCCCGAAGTCAGATTAAGAATGAGATCAACATTGACACCCTGGCCAGAGATGAATTTAACCTCCagaagatgatggtgatggtgacggCCTCCGGCAAG CTTTTTGGCATTGAGAGCAGCTCTGGCACCATCCTCTGGAAACAGTATCTCCCCAGTGTCAAGCCAGATTCTTCCTTTAAACTGATGGTCCAGAGGACGACggcccatttcccccaccccccacagtgcACCCTCCTGGTAAAGGACAAG GAGTCGGGGATGAGTTCTCTGTACGTCTTTAATCCCATCTTCGGTAAGTGGAGTCAGGTGGCTCCCCCAGTGCCGAAGCGCCCCATCCTGcagtctctgcttctccccatcatGGATCAGGATTACGCCAAGGTGCTGCTGTTGATCGATGATGAGTATAAG GTCACGGCGTTCCCAGCCACTCGGAATGTCTTACGACAGCTACATGAGCTCgctccttccatctttttctatTTGGTGGATGCAGAACAGGGACGGCTGTGTGGATATCGACTTCGAAAG GATCTTACCACTGAGCTGAGTTGGGAGCTGACTATTCCCCCAGAAGTGCAGCGCATCATCAAGGTGAAGGGGAAGCGCAGCAGTGAGCACGTTCATTCCCAGGGCCGCGTGATGGGGGACCGCAGCGTGCTCTATAAG agcCTGAACCCCAACCTGCTGGCCGTGGTGACGGAGAGCACAGACACGCACCACGAGCGCACCTTCGTGGGCATCTTCCTCGTTGATGGCGTCACTGGGCGCGTCATCCACTCGTCCGTGCAGAGGAAGGCCAAGGGCCCCGTCCACATCGTGCACGCAGAGAACTGGGTAGTG tACCAGTACTGGAACACCAAGGCCCGGCGCAATGAGTTTACGGCGCTGGAGCTCTACGAGGGCACTGAGCAGTACAACGCCACTGCCTTCAGTTCCCTGGACCGCCCTCAGCTGCCCCAGGTCCTCCAGCAGTCCTacatcttcccttcctccatcagCGCCATGGAAGCCACCATCACCGAGCGGGGCATCACCAGCCGGCACCTGCTTA TTGGGCTGCCTTCCGGAGCCATTCTTTCCCTTCCTAAGGCCTTGCTGGATCCCCGGCGTCCAGAGATCCCAACAGAGCAAAGCAG GGAGGAGAACCTGATCCCATATTCCCCAGACGTGCAGATACATGCAGAGCGATTCATTAACTACAACCAGACGGTTTCTCGAATGCGAGGCATCTACACAGCTCCCTCAGGCCTGGAGTCCACTTGCCTG GTTGTGGCCTATGGTTTGGACATTTACCAAACTCGAGTCTACCCATCCAAGCAGTTTGACGTCCTGAAGGACGACTATGACTACGTGCTCATCAGCAGCGTCCTCTTTGGCCTGGTGTTTGCCACCATGATCACCAAGAGGCTGGCACAGGTGAAGCTCCTGAATCGGGCCTGGCGGTAA
- the EMC1 gene encoding ER membrane protein complex subunit 1 isoform X4, producing the protein MVASVAALRLWLWAARLVLAAAVYEDQVGKFDWRQQYVGKLKFASLEFSPGSKKLVVATEKNVIAALNSRTGEILWRHVDKGTAEGAVDAMLLYGQDAITVCSGGRIMRSWETNIGGLNWETTLDSGSFQALGLVGLQDSVRYIAVLKKTTLALHHLSSGHLKWVEHLPESDSIHYQMTYSYGSGVVWALGVVPFSHVNIVKFNVEDGEIVQQVRVSTPWLQSLTGACGVVDEAVLVCPDLSSRSLQTLALETEWELRQIPLQSLDLEFASGFQPRVLPTQPNPVDPSRAQFFLQLSPSHYALLHYHHGALSLLKDFPQAALVSFATTGEKTVAAVMTCRSETQKPSSSEDGSLGSFPEKPRAQDSLTCFNQTYTINLYFVETGRRLLDTTITFSLEQNGTRPERLYIQVFLKKDDSVGYRALVQTEDHLLLFLQQLAGKVVLWAREESLAEVVCLEMVDLPLTGAQAELEGEFGKKADGLLGMFLKRLSSQLILLQAWTSHLWKMFYDARKPRSQIKNEINIDTLARDEFNLQKMMVMVTASGKLFGIESSSGTILWKQYLPSVKPDSSFKLMVQRTTAHFPHPPQCTLLVKDKESGMSSLYVFNPIFGKWSQVAPPVPKRPILQSLLLPIMDQDYAKVLLLIDDEYKVTAFPATRNVLRQLHELAPSIFFYLVDAEQGRLCGYRLRKDLTTELSWELTIPPEVQRIIKVKGKRSSEHVHSQGRVMGDRSVLYKSLNPNLLAVVTESTDTHHERTFVGIFLVDGVTGRVIHSSVQRKAKGPVHIVHAENWVVYQYWNTKARRNEFTALELYEGTEQYNATAFSSLDRPQLPQVLQQSYIFPSSISAMEATITERGITSRHLLIGLPSGAILSLPKALLDPRRPEIPTEQSREENLIPYSPDVQIHAERFINYNQTVSRMRGIYTAPSGLESTCLVVAYGLDIYQTRVYPSKQFDVLKDDYDYVLISSVLFGLVFATMITKRLAQVKLLNRAWR; encoded by the exons GTTGACAAGGGCACGGCAGAAGGGGCTGTGGACGCCATGCTGCTCTACGGACAGG ATGCAATCACGGTGTGCAGTGGAGGCCGGATCATGCGTTCCTGGGAGACTAACATTGGGGGCCTGAACTGGGAGACTACCCTGGACAGTGGCAG TTTCCAGGCACTCGGGCTGGTAGGCCTGCAGGACTCAGTGAGGTACATCGCGGTCCTGAAGAAGACCACTCTTGCCCTGCATCATCTCTCCAGCGGGCACCTAAAGTGGGTGGAACACCTCCCTGAAAG TGACAGCATCCATTACCAGATGACGTATTCCTACGGGTCTGGGGTGGTGTGGGCCCTCGGAGTTGTTCCCTTCAGCCACGTGAACATCGTCAAGTTTAACGTGGAAGATGGAGAGATTGTTCAGCAG GTCAGGGTGTCAACCCCCTGGCTTCAGAGTCTTACTGGAGCCTGTGGTGTGGTGGATGAGGCTGTCCTGGTGTGCCCCGACCTGAGCTCACGGTCCCTCCAGACCCTGGCCCTGGAGACAGAATGGGAGTTGAGACAGATCCCGCTGCAG tCTCTTGACTTAGAATTTGCAAGTGGTTTCCAGCCCCGGGTCCTGCCCACGCAGCCTAACCCAGTGGATCCTTCTCGGGCCCAGTTCTTCCTGCAGTTGTCCCCAAGCCACTATGCTCTGCTGCACTACCATCACGGAGCCCTGAGTCTGCTCAAAGACTTCCCACAG GCTGCCCTAGTGAGCTTTGCCACCACTGGAGAGAAGACGGTGGCTGCAGTTATGACCTGTCGCAGTGAAACG caGAAACCGAGCAGCTCTGAAGATGGGTCCCTGGGGAGCTTTCCGGAGAAGCCCAGGGCTCAG GACTCGCTGACCTGCTTCAACCAGACCTACACCATTAACCTCTACTTCGTGGAGACAGGTCGACGGCTGCTGGACACCACCATCACCTTCAGTCTGGAGCAGAACGGCACTCGGCCAGAGCGG CTCTACATCCAGGTGTTCTTGAAGAAGGACGACTCGGTGGGCTACCGGGCCCTGGTGCAGACAGAGGACCACCTGCTACTCTTCCTGCAGCAGCTGG CAGGGAAGGTGGTGCTATGGGCCCGGGAGGAGTCGCTGGCAGAGGTGGTGTGCTTGGAGATGGTGGATCTGCCCCTGACGGGCGCCCAGGCTGAGCTGGAAGGGGAATTCGGCAAGAAGGCAG ACGGCCTGCTGGGGATGTTCCTGAAACGCCTGTCGTCCCAGCTCATCCTGCTGCAGGCATGGACCTCCCACCTCTGGAAGATGTTTTACGATGCTCGGAAGCCCCGAAGTCAGATTAAGAATGAGATCAACATTGACACCCTGGCCAGAGATGAATTTAACCTCCagaagatgatggtgatggtgacggCCTCCGGCAAG CTTTTTGGCATTGAGAGCAGCTCTGGCACCATCCTCTGGAAACAGTATCTCCCCAGTGTCAAGCCAGATTCTTCCTTTAAACTGATGGTCCAGAGGACGACggcccatttcccccaccccccacagtgcACCCTCCTGGTAAAGGACAAG GAGTCGGGGATGAGTTCTCTGTACGTCTTTAATCCCATCTTCGGTAAGTGGAGTCAGGTGGCTCCCCCAGTGCCGAAGCGCCCCATCCTGcagtctctgcttctccccatcatGGATCAGGATTACGCCAAGGTGCTGCTGTTGATCGATGATGAGTATAAG GTCACGGCGTTCCCAGCCACTCGGAATGTCTTACGACAGCTACATGAGCTCgctccttccatctttttctatTTGGTGGATGCAGAACAGGGACGGCTGTGTGGATATCGACTTCGAAAG GATCTTACCACTGAGCTGAGTTGGGAGCTGACTATTCCCCCAGAAGTGCAGCGCATCATCAAGGTGAAGGGGAAGCGCAGCAGTGAGCACGTTCATTCCCAGGGCCGCGTGATGGGGGACCGCAGCGTGCTCTATAAG agcCTGAACCCCAACCTGCTGGCCGTGGTGACGGAGAGCACAGACACGCACCACGAGCGCACCTTCGTGGGCATCTTCCTCGTTGATGGCGTCACTGGGCGCGTCATCCACTCGTCCGTGCAGAGGAAGGCCAAGGGCCCCGTCCACATCGTGCACGCAGAGAACTGGGTAGTG tACCAGTACTGGAACACCAAGGCCCGGCGCAATGAGTTTACGGCGCTGGAGCTCTACGAGGGCACTGAGCAGTACAACGCCACTGCCTTCAGTTCCCTGGACCGCCCTCAGCTGCCCCAGGTCCTCCAGCAGTCCTacatcttcccttcctccatcagCGCCATGGAAGCCACCATCACCGAGCGGGGCATCACCAGCCGGCACCTGCTTA TTGGGCTGCCTTCCGGAGCCATTCTTTCCCTTCCTAAGGCCTTGCTGGATCCCCGGCGTCCAGAGATCCCAACAGAGCAAAGCAG GGAGGAGAACCTGATCCCATATTCCCCAGACGTGCAGATACATGCAGAGCGATTCATTAACTACAACCAGACGGTTTCTCGAATGCGAGGCATCTACACAGCTCCCTCAGGCCTGGAGTCCACTTGCCTG GTTGTGGCCTATGGTTTGGACATTTACCAAACTCGAGTCTACCCATCCAAGCAGTTTGACGTCCTGAAGGACGACTATGACTACGTGCTCATCAGCAGCGTCCTCTTTGGCCTGGTGTTTGCCACCATGATCACCAAGAGGCTGGCACAGGTGAAGCTCCTGAATCGGGCCTGGCGGTAA